The following coding sequences lie in one Haematobia irritans isolate KBUSLIRL chromosome 3, ASM5000362v1, whole genome shotgun sequence genomic window:
- the LOC142230988 gene encoding uncharacterized protein LOC142230988, with protein sequence MEDQTSSSSTLRSDTPTNAVTTTGESTSMTLATDMTSSAGNDVPPHTVNTARQGVPANSTTGVTWSNLSNTTNLFTFNGFSSNRPCYTSASTAFGYGNQIPFSVIPSMASTNMAYPHVTPTQSSFIRPPVTTGSADLPSDPTAQPSDITLSQSQISSRQVINKDLPSFSGHPEDWPLFITNYEQSTERCGFSNQENLIRLQRCLKGAALEAVRGKLMMPSTVPLAIETLRMLFGRPDVIHDALQRKLRQLPPVRTEKLNTLINFALAVQNYTATMVAIGLGDYLNDPMLLNDLLNKLPGDMKLDFGRRRLELVRVDIGTFDDWLFKIATCASLVTPTDINFLSQTEEKASRKNPKERIFLHDSTPTVTKNNPCTLCSDPNQLYDSPSFIAMSQQNRWKFIKERGLCIRCLKNHLIKRCHSKRQCGVDGCNMAHNSLLHSYANNSNNNRGDGGTTDASNRNVVNSQRAVNSCESTDSNISVTAGESNNNNQNNTVLLHSTMRNVLFKCIPVTLYGNDVMVNTLALVDEGSSISLIEENLANELRLDGPSSELCMKWTGDITMAEESRAVNIGISSQINTSKKYKMFNVRTISNMDLPEQALDSSIIRDHLHLKSLPIQLYSARKPRILIGLDNINLIAPLEVRENSGDGIIATRCRIGWSVYGRDCLENTKIPRALHICDCNDTNKIDEIMRYFFSLESVGVNPNIKTLISKDEEKALEIMESTTKYIQSEKRWETGLLWRYKNIQLPNSLPMARRRLECLERKMSRDNNLKMFVNNKITDYLEKGYIRKLPKEYPIDNERSWYLPIFVVNNVNKNKLRVVWDAASKVNNISLNSVLLKGPDMMQSLIGILIRFRERATALCGDIREMFHQVLIREEDQVAQLFLWRGGDASREPDTYIMRVMTFGASCSPSLANYVKNKNADRFFPDYPQAV encoded by the exons ATGGAAGACCAAACCAGCTCGTCAAGCACTCTACGCAGCGATACACCAACGAATGCTGTAACCACAACAGGTGAATCCACATCTATGACTCTGGCCACTGATATGACATCTTCAGCCGGTAATGATGTACCGCCACATACCGTGAACACAGCTCGACAAGGTGTACCAGCAAACAGCACTACTGGAGTTACATGGTCAAATCTatcaaatacaacaaatttgttcACCTTTAACGGATTTAGCA GTAATCGACCGTGCTACACATCAGCGTCAACTGCATTCGGTTATggaaaccaaattccattttcaGTTATACCCAGCATGGCTAGTACGAATATGGCATACCCGCACGTTACGCCAACTCAATCGTCATTTATTAGACCGCCAGTTACAACAGGATCTGCAGATCTGCCTAGTG ATCCCACAGCTCAGCCGTCGGATATAACATTGTCGCAGTCCCAAATATCTTCGAGACAAGTAATAAATAAAGACCTACCGAGTTTCTCCGGGCACCCTGAAGATTGGCCGCTCTTTATTACAAACTATGAACAATCTACTGAGCGGTGCGGCTTCTCCAATCAAGAAAATCTTATTCGGTTGCAAAGATGTCTAAAAGGCGCCGCTCTCGAAGCCGTCCGCGGAAAATTAATGATGCCTTCAACCGTGCCGTTAGCTATAGAAACCCTCCGAATGTTATTTGGTCGACCAGATGTTATTCACGATGCTCTGCAGCGCAAACTTCGTCAATTACCACCAGTCAGAACTGAGAAACTAAACACCTTAATAAATTTCGCTTTAGCTGTACAAAATTATACAGCCACAATGGTTGCAATTGGACTAGGCGACTATCTTAATGACCCCATGTTACTCAACGATTTGCTGAACAAGCTGCCGGGTGATATGAAATTAGATTTTGGCCGTCGACGATTGGAACTAGTACGTGTGGACATCGGAACTTTTGATGATTGGCTTTTTAAAATAGCAACATGCGCAAGTCTGGTCACACCAACAGATATTAATTTTCTATCACAAACTGAAGAAAAAGCCAGTCGCAAAAATCCCAAAGAAAGAATTTTTCTACATGATTCCACTCCAACTGTCACCAAAAATAATCCATGTACATTGTGCAGTGATCCAAACCAGTTATACGATAGCCCATCATTCATTGCAATGAGTCAACAGAACCGTTGGAAATTTATTAAGGAGAGAGGACTATGTATTAGATGCctaaaaaatcatttaattaaaCGTTGTCACTCAAAACGGCAGTGCGGGGTAGACGGTTGCAACATGGCACATAACTCTCTCTTGCACTCATATGCAAACAACAGCAATAACAATAGAGGAGATGGAGGTACCACCGATGCCAGTAACAGAAATGTTGTTAACAGCCAGAGAGCTGTTAATAGTTGTGAGAGTACTGATAGCAATATTTCTGTTACTGCAGGTGAGAGTAACAACAATAACCAGAACAACACTGTTCTACTCCATTCTACTATGCGTAATGTGTTATTCAAATGTATACCAGTTACATTATATGGCAATGACGTCATGGTAAATACATTAGCCCTTGTTGACGAAGGGTCGTCAATATCACTAATTGAAGAAAATCTCGCTAATGAGCTTCGTTTGGATGGACCATCCAGTGAACTTTGTATGAAATGGACTGGCGATATAACCATGGCAGAAGAATCCAGAGCTGTAAATATTGGAATTTCGTCACAAATAAATACGTCGAAAAAATACAAGATGTTTAATGTACGAACAATATCAAATATGGACCTACCAGAACAGGCTCTGGACTCTTCCATCATAAGGGACCATTTACATTTGAAATCACTGCCCATACAATTATACAGCGCAAGGAAGCCACGTATACTAATTGGCCTGGACAACATCAATTTAATCGCTCCATTAGAAGTGAGAGAAAATAGTGGTGACGGCATTATAGCAACACGGTGTCGGATAGGGTGGTCTGTATATGGTCGTGATTGTTTGGAAAATACCAAAATACCCAGAGCTTTGCACATATGTGATTGTAATGATACTAACAAAATTGATGAAATAATGCGttatttcttttctttagaATCAGTGGGTGTCAATCCGAACATCAAAACGCTAATTTCAAAAGATGAAGAAAAGGCCCTAGAAATAATGGAGTCGACCACAAAATATATTCAAAGTGAAAAAAGGTGGGAAACTGGGCTCTTGTGGaggtataaaaacatacaattacCCAACTCTCTTCCGATGGCAAGAAGAAGACTAGAATGCTTAGAGAGAAAAATGTCAAGAgacaacaatttaaaaatgtttgtaaacaataaaataacggATTACCTTGAGAAGGGCTACATTCGAAAACTTCCGAAAGAGTATCCAATTGATAATGAAAGGTCCTGGTATTTACCAATTTTCGTTGTCAACAACGTTAATAAAAATAAGCTACGTGTTGTGTGGGATGCAGCATCTAAGGTAAATAACATCTCTCTAAATTCCGTCCTTCTTAAAGGCCCTGATATGATGCAGTCATTAATTGGCATACTGATTCGTTTTCGAGAACGGGCAACAGCATTGTGTGGCGACATAAGAGAAATGTTCCACCAAGTGCTAATAAGAGAAGAGGACCAAGTGGCACAGCTGTTTTTATGGCGAGGGGGAGATGCGTCAAGGGAGCCAGATACATACATAATGAGAGTAATGACATTTGGCGCATCATGCTCTCCATCACTAGCCAActatgttaaaaacaaaaatgctgaTCGTTTCTTTCCAGATTATCCCCAAGCTGTTTAA
- the LOC142230989 gene encoding uncharacterized protein LOC142230989: MIALSKAVKMIHSEGGFEMRNWVSNSKPVLDALNECQNKTKKCFLVPDSQQEKILGVWWIPDCDEFTFFHKLDDSCFDESLIPTKRQLLRIIMKIFDPLGLLGFFCSGSKNNYAKISWDEEICELEKTAWFQWMSKLKNIGEIRVPRRCPSSSQSESNELHIFVDASIRAYAAVAYYRTRVGEEVNCRLVFSKTRVAPLKPISVPRMELMAAVLGLRIAKFLKNEMTIKIQRRIFWTDSKDVLYWINSDTRKFNQFVAVRIGEILQDSNANEWRWVPSKLNVADDGTKISNNNEIHKNIRWFNGPEYLLQTDDHWPIIEIDHCFLHTSEMPAALLSSPKGNNWESSPAAERFSKWEKLRMAQVYVLKFVRRLLKQPFNNKALEELINKCPIKAAELILIKNCQQDEYFEEILQLKSENKMVSRKSTIFKLSPYVDEIGVLRIKGRIDAAPHVKFDTKRPIVLPRKHYLTELITNFYHRRFHHHHPEIVVNEMRQVYYISGMRALVRQTIRNCQKCKNVRAMPIPPEMGGLPQERISSFTRPFSFTGIDYFGPIDVAVGRRHEKRWGVLFTCMTVCAVHIEITSSLSTDSFLLVLKQFISRRGVPRRIFSDNATNFRGASRILVDEIEKICYDEIECKYPDIEWSFITPASPHMGGAWERMIRSVKSILHDIHPQQCIREDILRAALADVENILNMRPLSYVPLDSADGEALTPNHFLLGCSSGVRERDGDSSGTALSRNFRIAGHIADSFWRRWVRECLPCLTKRTKWHECREQQISVGDIVVIVDENTKRNTWIKGRVIDVVRGKDGGVRTAVVKTLSGISTRPVIKLAKLEVNPVTPHKAYGEGNVEP, translated from the coding sequence ATGATTGCTCTCTCAAAAGCTGTTAAAATGATTCATAGCGAAGGAGGTTTCGAAATGAGAAACTGGGTAAGCAACTCAAAACCGGTTCTTGATGCACTCAATGAatgtcaaaacaaaacaaaaaaatgctttCTAGTCCCAGATTCTCAACAAGAAAAGATTTTAGGTGTATGGTGGATTCCTGATTGCGACGAGTTCACCTTTTTCCACAAACTGGACGACAGCTGTTTTGATGAGAGCTTAATACCAACAAAAAGACAACTTCTTCGAATTATTATGAAGATTTTTGATCCACTGGGACTACTTGGATTTTTTTGTAGTGGAAGCAAAaataattatgcaaaaatatCTTGGGATGAAGAAATTTGTGAGCTGGAGAAAACCGCGTGGTTTCAGTGGATGAGTAAGTTAAAAAATATTGGCGAGATAAGAGTTCCCCGCCGTTGCCCATCATCGAGCCAAAGTGAAAGCAACGAACTCCATATTTTTGTGGACGCAAGTATACGTGCGTATGCAGCCGTAGCATATTACAGAACAAGGGTCGGAGAAGAAGTAAATTGTAGACTTGTGTTTTCAAAAACCCGTGTGGCACCACTCAAACCGATTTCTGTTCCCCGAATGGAACTAATGGCGGCGGTATTGGGATTACGAATagctaaatttttgaaaaatgaaatgacTATAAAAATCCAACGTAGAATATTTTGGACGGACTCGAAAGACGTGCTGTATTGGATTAATTCTGATACcagaaaatttaaccaattcGTTGCAGTTCGAATTGGTGAAATATTGCAGGACTCAAATGCAAACGAATGGCGTTGGGTGCCATCAAAATTGAATGTAGCTGACGAtggaacaaaaatttccaacaacaatgaaattcataaaaatatacGATGGTTTAACGGTCCAGAATATCTTCTACAAACAGACGACCACTGGCCTATCATCGAAATTGATCACTGTTTTCTCCACACCAGCGAAATGCCAGCAGCGCTGTTATCGTCACCAAAAGGCAACAATTGGGAGTCTTCGCCAGCAGCAGAACGATTCAGTAAGTGGGAAAAATTAAGAATGGCTCAAGTCTATGTTTTGAAATTTGTGAGACGACTACTGAAACAACCGTTTAACAACAAGGCGCTGGaagaattaattaacaaatgtcCAATAAAAGCGGCGGAATTGATACTTATAAAAAATTGCCAACAAGAtgaatattttgaagaaattcttcAACTAAAATcagaaaataaaatggtgagTCGCAaaagcacaatttttaaactttcTCCTTACGTAGATGAAATTGGTGTCCTTCGTATCAAGGGAAGAATTGACGCAGCTCCTCACGtaaaatttgatacaaaaaGACCAATAGTGCTTCCTCGAAAACATTACTTGACCGAGCTCATAACGAATTTTTACCATCGGCGTTTCCATCACCATCATCCCGAAATAGTTGTGAACGAGATGAGACAAGTTTATTATATATCTGGAATGCGGGCTTTAGTACGCCAGACGATcagaaattgtcaaaaatgcaaaaatgttcGAGCAATGCCTATACCACCTGAAATGGGAGGTCTGCCCCAAGAACGAATCAGCAGTTTTACAAGGCCTTTTTCTTTTACTGGAATCGATTACTTTGGCCCAATCGATGTTGCTGTAGGTAGGCGCCATGAAAAACGTTGGGGCGTTTTATTTACTTGCATGACTGTTTGCGCTGTACATATCGAAATAACGTCTTCACTTTCCACAGATTCTTTTTTGCTGGTTCTAAAACAATTCATTTCGAGAAGAGGAGTGCCGAGGAGAATATTCTCCGataatgcaacaaattttaGAGGCGCCAGCCGAATTTTAGTTGacgaaattgagaaaatttgttatgatGAAATTGAGTGCAAGTATCCAGACATCGAGTGGAGTTTCATTACTCCGGCCTCCCCCCATATGGGGGGAGCATGGGAACGGATGATACGTTCGGTAAAATCAATTCTTCATGATATTCACCCACAGCAGTGTATAAGAGAAGACATACTGAGAGCAGCTCTTGCAGACGtggaaaatattctcaatatGAGACCACTATCGTATGTTCCGTTAGACAGCGCAGATGGTGAAGCCCTCACACCCAACCATTTTTTACTGGGGTGCTCAAGTGGAGTAAGAGAAAGAGACGGCGATAGCAGTGGAACAGCGCTGAGTAGAAATTTTCGTATTGCTGGCCATATTGCTGATTCTTTTTGGCGAAGATGGGTTCGAGAGTGTCTCCCATGTCTAACTAAGCGAACAAAATGGCACGAATGCAGAGAGCAACAAATATCAGTTGGGGATATCGTTGTTATTGTGGATGAGAACACAAAAAGAAATACGTGGATAAAAGGTAGAGTCATAGATGTGGTTCGTGGTAAAGACGGAGGAGTGCGGACTGCAGTTGTGAAAACGTTATCGGGCATATCAACACGCCCGGTAATCAAGCTTGCGAAATTGGAAGTAAACCCCGTGACTCCGCACAAGGCTTACGGAGAGGGGAATGTTGAACCGTAA